The DNA region AGGCTGTCGCCGTCCGATCAGCCGTTGCGCGGGCCGGGGAAGGCGCCGGGGCGCATGTCGTCGCGGAGGCCGGGGCTGCCCGCCGACGGCTGGGTCGGCATGGTGCGGGCCGCGGGGACCGAGGGCAGCGGGGCGCCCACCGGGATCGTGCGGGGCGGGGCGGCTGCCGTGGTGGCGGTCGCGGCGGTGGTCGCCTCGGGGGCGCGCTCGGGTTCGGCGGTGGTCTGGGCCGTGGTGCGGCGTGCGCCGTAGCGGCGGTGCACGGCCTGCTTGGTGACGCCGAGCGCGGAGCCCACCGCGTCCCACGAGAAGCCGAGTGAGCGGTCGAAGTCGACGGCGGCGGTCACCAGCGTCTCGACGCTGTCCCGCAGTTCCTGGGCCAGGCGGACGGTCGGGGCGGGAGCGCGTCCGTACACGACGAAGCCCGCGGAGGGGCTGGAGCGGCGCGGGCGGTAGACGTTGCCGAGCTGGGCGGTGAGGGTGCGCAGTGCGTCCACCTGCCGGCGGACCCGCTCGATGTCCCGCACCAGCAGGTGCAGGCTGGCCCGTGCCTGGGCGTCGTGGGTTGCGTGGTCGGCCATGAACAAGCCTCTCGAACCGGCGTTGAGGGATCGGGATGAAAGGAGCTGAAGGGGGCTGAAGGGGGCTGAAGGGGAGGGGAAGGAAAGGGAGGGGCGGGAAGGGAAGGGAAGGGAAGGGAAGGGTGGGAAGGGAGGAGCGGGGGACGGTGTCGGGTGGGGACGGGCTGGGTGTGGGGAGCCGGGGGGTGCGGGGTGGTGTCCGTGTCCCGGTTCCGCTGCGGCGGTGGGCGGTCGGTGGTGCTCTGCAATGAGGAGCGGGCCGCGTGTGCGGCCCGTTGTGGTCAACTTTCTCTTGACCCAACGCGCTACGTCGTGAGGGGTCACGGTCCAGGGGCGTATGCGCATATGCGCAGGGCGCACACCCATGCGTACGCCCCCGGGAAACCTCTGGGCAGGGCCCATAGACTGGTGCGTCGCCGACCACCCGAATCCGTCGTCGACCCCCAGAGAACCGAGGTACCACCCAGTGAAGCTGGTCTTCGCAGGCACCCCCGAGGTCGCCGTCCCCGCCCTGGACGCGCTGATCGCCTCCGGCAGGCACGAGGTGGCCGCCGTCGTCACCCGCCCCGACGCGCCCGCGGGCCGCGGCCGCAGGCTGGTCGCGAGTCCGGTGGCCGAGCGCGCGGAGGAGGCCGGGATCGAGGTGCTCAAGCCCGCGAAGCCGCGTGACGAGGCGTTCCAGGCCCGGCTGCGGGAGATCGCGCCCGACTGCTGCCCGGTCGTGGCCTACGGCGCGCTGCTGCCGAAGTCCGCCCTGGACATCCCCGTCCATGGCTGGGTCAACCTGCATTTCTCGCTGCTGCCCGCCTGGCGGGGTGCCGCGCCCGTGCAGCACTCGATCATGGCCGGGGACGAGATCACCGGTGCCTCCACCTTCCTGATCGAGGAGGGCCTGGACTCCGGACCGGTGTACGGCACGGTCACGGAGGAGGTCCGGCCCACGGACACCAGCGGCGACCTCCTGACCCGGCTCGCCTTCGCGGGTGCCGGGCTGCTCGCCGCGACGATGGACGGCATCGAGGACGGCTCGCTGACGGCCGTGCCGCAGCCCGCCGACGGCGTCAGCCTCGC from Streptomyces flavofungini includes:
- the fmt gene encoding methionyl-tRNA formyltransferase; this encodes MKLVFAGTPEVAVPALDALIASGRHEVAAVVTRPDAPAGRGRRLVASPVAERAEEAGIEVLKPAKPRDEAFQARLREIAPDCCPVVAYGALLPKSALDIPVHGWVNLHFSLLPAWRGAAPVQHSIMAGDEITGASTFLIEEGLDSGPVYGTVTEEVRPTDTSGDLLTRLAFAGAGLLAATMDGIEDGSLTAVPQPADGVSLAPKITVEDAHIDWSAPALRVDRVVRGCTPAPGAWTVFRGERLKLIQATPVPDRTDLAPGEIAAGKKNLYVGTGSYAVELLWVQAQGKKPMAAADWARGVRIASGERLGV